The window ATGGGTCTGGATCATGGTTCCAGTAACAGTTTTGGTTAGTGGGGTTGCCTTCTATTTCTCTTGGAAATGGAAATGTGCAAAGCAGGAGGAAGAGGAGGATGATCCGTGGGTAGAACAACAGATTCAAGGCTCATCCACAGCTCCAAGGAAATTTCGACTGAAAGAACTTAAAACTGCTACAGAAAATTTCAACTCCAAGAATGAGCTTGGCAAAGGTGGATTTGGGAGAGTCTACAAAGGAttcttgaagaataaggagGTAGCTGTGAAAAGATTTTCAAGGAATTCCCATCAAAGCAAGCAAGATTTTATAGCAGAAGTCACAACAATCAGCAATCTACATCACAAAAATCTTGTCAAATTAGTTGGATGGTGCTATGAAAAAAGGGAACTCCTTCTAATATATGAGTTCATGCCAAATACGAGCCTAGACAAGCtcatattctataaaaaatccGACGTGGAGAATCCAATCACACTGAATTGGGAAACAAGATATGGAATCATTTGCGGGGTGGCTCAGGCATTGGACTATCTTCACAATGGATGCGAGAAGAGGGTGCTTCACCGAGACATAAAAGCGAGCAATATAATGTTGGATTCAGATTTCAACGCCCGGTTGGGAGATTTTGGATTGGCTAGAATTATTCAACTGAGTGATCAAACTCACCACTCAACAAAAGAGATTGCAGGGACACCTGGGTATATGGCTCCAGAAAGTTTTCATACTGGTAGGGCTGCCGTTGAAACCGATGTATATGCCTTCGGTGTTCTTGTACTGGAAGTTGTCTGTGGAAGAAAGCCTGGAGATCAAAGCGTGAACAACAAATACAACAACGGGATAGTGGATTGGGTATGGGAATACTATAGGAGACAAAGGATTCTGGATGTCGTAGATTTGCGACTGAATGGGGTTTTCCTTAAGGAGCAGACTGAATATGCACTGATGTTGGCATTGTCCTGTTGTCATCCCAACCCCTACCAGAGGCCATCCATGAGAATTGCTTTAAGGGTTCTTACTGGAGAGGTAGATCCACCAGTTATCCCCATTGAAAAACCTCCTTTTGTGTGGCCGGCCACACCTCCGGTCTCTTTCAGGGAGGACTTGGAGTATCCTCCCACAGGAGGCCTGCTCTCTCCACCTTCAGAACTCATTGGGAGATAAATCAGGCTGAAAACTTGCTCCAGTAGGTCTTGCATGTCTTGTTTTTCCTTGCGTGAAGTGATGTCCACCTTCGACCATATATGATGCTTGGCGTTTTTATTAGGTGTCTTAGATAATTTGTCCTTGTATGTTTAAGGCATGAGCACCCGATATTCAATCTGTGTGTCTCATAAGTTTACTTAATTAAGTCTTCCAAGGTATATCAAACTTGAGTTTGAGGTTAGGAAAATGGAGCTTAGATGGTTCGTTGATGTTGTATATGCTGGTTCACAGTACTTGGCACtatatatgttatattaaaaaagttgtCTCAATAAATTAGATTGACCCAGAGGGAGTAAATGCGTTTctgctttaaaattttaagccttGATCGATTAGGTAGAAGTTCCATCAATGCTGCATTCATGTAATTTTAAGACCACCTTGATTATTATTGGTCCTAAATGTTCATTGAATTGAGCGCTAAttgtgttaaaaataattttgcagGAATTTAATGCATAGATGGAAAAGTCTTCCATGCAAGCCACTCTCAACCATCCAATTACCTTGTTAATATAAAGAGAACTCTCCCAACAAAGGTTTCCTTGTAAATACATCATCATAATGATGAACCTCTTTTAGAATTCTTGCAAAGCATTTATAGTAGTTCCATGTCATTCAAATTTCTTACAAATTTGTCTTGGTGGAACAACTCTACCTGAGAAGTTCTCCATGACCAAGAAGCTGAGAATCTCGATTATATATCGGCAAATTACCTATCCCAATCTCAACTGTATTATGTCATGTTGGAtcatgaaataaaatactagTATAGTATACAATGCATGACTCCAAGAAAGGTTTCTTAATTACCTTTTTCGAGgagaaattaagaaataaagatGCATGGTCCTGTGATTCTATGGACTAGAGGAAGCCTCTTGCTATGCTATAAACTAAACCAGATTCCTATTATGCAGTTGGCATGATAAGGATTCAGAACATATCAGTCTACCCAGTCCACAATACTGGATAGTTTTGtaaacatattctcaagtagtCGTGAAGCACGGAGATTAATTACATGCCTATTTGTGGGATTCATGAGAAGATTATATATGGGATTCATGAAGACCAAGCCACTGTTGGTGACAGAGATGCTGACTTTATGTTAGATAAGAACTTAGAAATTAAGCAACATTAGGCCAGCTATTAGTTTATTTTTGGAAGGGGCAACCTCAGACAATGTAATATTGCAGACTGAACCACTGAAGCTGAATATATAGCAATGCTGAAGGAATAAAGAACCTATACAGAGCTCAAGAAAGTCCTCCTGGAGCTTTGAGTGGTTCCGCTGGTGCAACTGCTTATGATCACTTAATATGACAATATATTGGAATAATTAATCGGTAAGTTTAAAAGCTCAGAGAAATGATAGAAAGGGCCTGGAGACTTCTCTATTCATGAAATGAATGAGAGTCCTTTGTGTTGCCTTGTATGTTTTCTTGGTTTTACTAGAGTAGAGCATTGGAATATGACCAGAAGCTTGATTGGAACAAAAAAGTGAAGGGGATTTGAGGCTCTAAACCAAGTGGGTGCCCAGAGAATTAATGGGGTAAGcttcttcacaggtgagagcaATAGCGCTTAGGCATTTTCTGGTGTAGGAAGATACAAGACTTTTGCATGAGAATGCATGTATGTGGAATACTCTTAGGCATTTTCTGTAAGcttcttcacaggtgagagcaATAGCGCTTAGGCATTTTCTGGTGTAGGAAGATACAAGACTTTTGCATGAGAATGCATGTATGTGGAATACTGTTTAACATGTAAAACGACCCAAACTTTCTAAGTTTTTAACCAAATATGGCAAAACCACTCCTCTTAGTGGTCCATGTGAAAGGGATCGTTTacctaaaaaaatcaaagtccatgcgGTTGCATTCACTGGTATTTATGATTCATCAAATTGATCAACATTCTTTATTGTGAGAGGTTGCTGCCATCAACTAGTTTTCTTGTTGATGGAGAATGTTGTTGAATTCAACTATAAGAATTCATTCCAAAAGACAAATTTTCCATCCCTAGGAGGATAAGAGTAGTACCCCATATCGGCACCCATCCATCTTTCCATTGTCATCCATCATTTCAAATTTCATGGAATAAATTTAATGTCTAATCTTAATATGATGTTACTACCTGAAGTGATGAATAGATAGTATTCCCTAAATTAATGTTTTCATTACCTACATTATATTGGtccatttatattaattcttttttaggAGAAAAATCTCATACATAGGTAATAGAATTGATTCTGTACCCTATACATGGTATAATATTGAAAAACCACCTACTGGGTGCAAGAAACTATGGATGGTCTCTTGATCGCTAATAACGACCCAAATGATGTATCTACTTCCCAGGATCGTATATCCTTAACATCTATACTCTTTCACATCCCAACACAACACTTTCCTGGATCACTTGATACCCTTAGTACATCATTTGAAACCTTATCAAAGTTTTACGGTGAAATTGCTAACCTTtgttataatcaaagttatttttaaaaaagatctTGAAAGTTTGAGAATTGAATTATCACACTTTTGATAAATGACTATACTTTTTTAAGATTCATAAAAATTTAcccttattttaaataaaatatttttctttatatttagaaaatcatttttaaaattatggagAGTTTCTTTATGGTAAAACATTCCAAAAatcttttttagaattaaatatcaatttttgagataaacacaatttttaaatttaccaaaaaatatttcaattttttttctctttaagaGTCAACCAGATTTTAATGCtcaccaaaaatattttttggagttaaaaaacatatatagtaAAAACCACATTAGAAAATATAAAGTATTATCTTCATAATTCATTGTATTAGTTATTCTAAAAGTTTTATCAATCATAATTCATTGTATAGTAGAATGATTTTCTTTCATCCGTATATATAGGTATAGTTGGCTGAACCACATTAAAACGCTATATATGTACTTGTATGtgttattgttttatctttgcaTTATTGATTAATGATGTTTGCATCAAATCTGCTGCCGACACTACAATTGAATCTATGAATTCATCAATTATGAGTTGagtagatataaaaaaaattcaagtataAATTGCAAGGCGTATCAACGGAAAAGAAATTGCACCAATAAATCTGACAAGCCATACTATACGTTAATCCAAAATATATAGTTCTCTCCATGATCTTGAAAAGGCACTTTTGAAAgatcaataagaaaaaaaaggttagaaaagaaaatcatttttatatgattatattatatgcaaatatttaTGAGATAAGAGGAAGAAGTCcaaaaaaatcctaacaaatCTCTCAAATTGtattgtacaaaaaaaaaaattatataaatttttgggttatttgattaaaagggtagatgaaaactcaattttggaaatctaatCCTCCATAATTTTTAACCACATTTGgactaaaatacccttatttttttcttataaaattattttttttaaaccttatatgtaaatatttgaaatagtcCAGattatttatgtcaaaaatgagttttttttttttttttttaagaaaaaacataaaagaggttaaaatcacaaatacgaggattattaattttttttttattttaaaaaaaggcaGTTAGCCAAATAAATTAGTGCGGCATTGTTCTCAACAAATAGAAAGTTGTGCGAGGTCCACGAACTAAATTTGTGGCtccaaaaagttattttatttgaaaaaaataaaaattttaagagcAATGGTGAGTTGGACCACTGACCAGAGTATAGAGATATGGCTACTTTGGAAATCCACGTGTTACGTTGCCTTGTTTGCACGTGGCATCACATTCTCTGAGATTCTTTGCCACTCATATGTACATCTTACCTTGAAATAAGACAAAATtgcttttcaaagtaataataataagacaAAATTGCTTTTCaaagtagtaataataataatagtaataataataatataatgcctattattcatattataattattgattaattaattttctttaaagttattttttttgggtcaaCTCTCTACACCATTTGACTCAAATTTTATGAGGGTGATAATTAAGttgaatatttataaataaaaaatagaaaattaagatTATCCACAAGCATTTAGAAAATTCCATAATAACATccttatcatatcaaaatttaatttaaatcttaCTAAATTTGGaatatgatgttttttaaataatataagttttaaaaaaatggaactcaggtaatgttttttttggttgaataaaaaaaattaaaaattaaaaattttaactttttctattaaactaaaaaacaaaccctaccttaaataagaaattttttaattattagtaaGCTATAAAGAAATGGAACTGAGGGTGGTTGCTGTTTCACAAccattttgattgaaaaaggtAAGGAAAAAATTCTATGAAGAAATTAAATTGGGGTCTACATCTTTGCTATTATTTCccacaaattaattttaaattaaatttcctttttaagaaagcattaactattttttataaatatcatttgtggagaaaggaaaaagaaaatgggaaaggaTGATAGCATGAGTTATAATATAGATCTTCTCCCTGGGATACAGAGAGAAACAGAAGAGGAATGCCCCGAATCATGGCTAGTTTTCACAGCAAAACTGCCCCAGTATTTCAAAAATACTACACAGAACCTTCATGTAGATACACAAGAATCAACAGTGGTAGAATTGGAATCAAAGGTTGTGGCAGAAGTTGGAGAATCAACATAGAGAAAGGGAGGCTTTTCAAGGGAGAAAGAGGGTTTGTGGTGCAATGCTGTAGCTCTTCTTCAACCCCATCAGCTGAGGATCAAAGGGTACTGAGGCTGGTTGGGAAGGTTGCCTTGCACGGAAAAACGGAGTATGGTAAGGGCCAGTTTGACTGTTTGGTGAATGAGTATGGCTGGAAGGTGAGAAGGTTGGTTGAGGAGGATGGTGAGATGAGAAAGGTAGCTCAGGTTCAAGCTCAAGCTTTTCATGTGCCTGTGGCCCTATTCAATGATCTATTCTTTGAGTTCTTTCAGGTCTagtcttctttttcctttctttctttcttttttttggggaAGCTTCTTCTTAGTATATTTCATCTCTTCCCATTTGGGGCACCATGTTGCTGTATTTCCCTCTGTGATCAGCTCTCTTTTTTCGCTGTTTCACGGAAAATACAGGCTGAAGTGCCTTCTGGGCTTGTATACAAACTTAGGAACTCTCCTCCAGACAGGTAAAAATGGACTATATTTGGAAAATAGAGCATTATTTTGAGTTGTGATTGAAGCACCATTTGAGGATCTTGGAGTTTCTGGGCCTATTGGCACCACAAAATATGGATCATTCATAACAACTTCCATTCTACAAGAGACTGCCCCCCACCCTCCTTTTTTCTATAGATTAGTCTTTGTTAATACTCGTAATTATCAAATAGGTATGCATGCCTGGTTGCTGAGCCTGCTTCTGAGACAGAGCAGGAGGTTGTGGGGGTGGTGGATGTCACAGCATTGAGAGATGAAGGTGTACTTCAGCATCTTGGAGGAGCTGAAGAGTATCTTTATGTGTCTGGGATAGCGGTTTTGAAGGATTTCAGATTAAGAATGCTTCTATATATTCTGTGTTAGTTACTACTTCTCTTTGTTCCTGGTTTTGTGATTCTAACCTGCATTTTATTACCCAACAGGAGGCAAAAGGTCGCCACAGCTTTGCTGAAAGCTTGTGACATGCTCTCTATTCTTATGGGGCTTTGAGTACCTGGTCTTGAGAGCTTATGAAGATGATTTGGGTGCTCGAAAACTGTACTCAAATGCAGGCTATTCAGTTGTCTCAGGAGATCCGCCATGGACAAGTACTTGGTTGGGGAAAAAACGCCGAGTTCTAATGGTCAAACGCTCTAACCTTTGTGAGCAATCTTGCTTGATCTTCAGAATTACCAATTCTCTTGAACTGAGGGTCTAATGACATTAGCTTCTCCTTTTGGTTGTATTTTTGCAATTGAGTGGCATTGAGGCCTTGACAGGATGAATTAAAACccgaaaaaagaaaattaatcaaaGGAGAAATAGAGACTGAGAGCTAGAATGCATTTACCTTGTTCCAAATCCATGAAAGATGAATATCAGAAGGTCACATGGAGCATCACAGTCAAATTACAGCCTTGCTTTTCAGTTGCTAATTATATAGCGTTTATCTTTGATTTTTACTAAAGGTTTCTCCAAATTTTTGGTTTCTTCATACATGTAATTGATACACTACATTCATGGATTGACACGTGTTTCTGGACACATTCATATATTCTAATGACACTAATTAGATTTCTCCTAAAAGAATTCATCATTCATTGAGTTCATGTTCAAGAATAAGATATAAAGAACCTAAGTTTGAGTTCATTTATAGATAGAACTATAAAGCACTATATATACAAGATTCTTGGTCCCTTTCTCAATTCATTATTCTCTTTATCCGAGTATTATTCATTACTTATTAGTAATGATTGTATGCAAGTGAGAGTGGGAGAGTAAAGAttcaagaattaaaattagattttcaagtctgaaattataaaaaaaaattgtattatcATAACCTGAAGTTGAGatgaaattattaatatattttcatagcTTGAAGTTATATGTTACCTTCATAATACAAGGTtatgaataaatgaatttacACACatcataacttaaagttatgTTATGAATGAAGAAGTTTGTGtatattataacttaaagttacgaataaatgaatttgaatttcatagcctcaagttatttttttaatcatagttTGAAATTATGTGCaatttcttttacaaattcTCATTAGAAGTGACTTTGTGATGTGTAATAGTAGAAAGCTATTTTAGAAGTCTACTTTCATGACCTAAAGCTATGTCAAAGTATTTTATATACTTTCGTGGCTTGAAGTTtcatgtgaaaaattatttatattttcttatatcttGAAGTTATTTGAAGATATAGATATATATCGTGGTATTTGATTAATATATATTGGTTTATTAGTCACCAAAGTAACTAAACTAGGAATTTCATAGATATAAATCTTGTGATAGATTATGTGACATTCTGGATTATATATAGTAAATATTATTAACTCATAACATAACAGTATTAATGAACATGTTTCTTTATTTCAATAATGATACCAACTTGTTTATTAGGGGACTTTTATGGTATATCGCAATTGAAACAGTTCCAACTTTTTATACTGGAATGAACAAATTCTTATCATTGTGTTGGGGAAAGACTTTTACCTTTCAATGAGTTGAATATTATGACTACCATTGgttgtatatattgatgatactTTGAATATTTCTAAGTTGTTTCTTTGATGATCTATATATGATCATGCctatttattatcttgttttcttttgatgGTTTTGATACATTCTTATCATTCTTGTGAGTGTTTTGTATCATCTTGGATATCATTTGCAGCATACTATCCTACATTTGCATATTAACTTTTGTGACAAAAGTGGGAtttgtagtatatatatatatatatatatatatatatatatatcttaatttttaaaaaattgattttggttATTCTTCTCACACATTGCTTTATGTGGATTTATTGTTTTAGTGTGTCTAGGTGATGGATGTGTTGCTTCAAAAACTTAGTATAGATTTTAGTGAGAGAGTGCATCTTGGTTAAGACAAGATTATTAGTGAGATTACTGAACCTTAAATTTAAGAGTTTGGGGGGTTCATTGTAACTATGTTTTGTGACAAAGTTGACAAAAAGGGAGACTGTTGATGCTTTAGAATTGATTGACAATTATGTTCTAATTATGCAATGGTCTGGTACAACTATCCTCAGCTCTTAATGTTTTGATCAAGTTCAAGAGCTTCTCAAGCATTAAAGTTATAGGAGAAGTATGTGTATGTCAAATTAATGATGGTATAAATATTTAACACAACTTACTTCCTTGGTTTTAATGGTTTTGATTTAGTTCAAGCTTTTCGAGTTTTGAATATATGGTGAGGTACGTATGTGTGGATTAAAGTAATCAATGACactgtaaatattttttttttt is drawn from Vitis riparia cultivar Riparia Gloire de Montpellier isolate 1030 chromosome 18, EGFV_Vit.rip_1.0, whole genome shotgun sequence and contains these coding sequences:
- the LOC117905723 gene encoding probable L-type lectin-domain containing receptor kinase S.5 — its product is MRSEIAVDAIQVTHDVSGSPITNLSGQALYKRPFRLWSESKGTASFNTTFVFRITPRTDPGGEGLAFILTGHATRPENSEGKWLGIVNASTNGSAQNQIVAVEFDTRKSHMEDLSNNHIGVNVNSVYSIKQANLSINLSSGTDITVKVQYDGKILSAFVGTQMKAPAIDLPINLSDHLPQKVFVGFSASTGNHTQLNCVRSWEFSGSSVDEDPDLLWVWIMVPVTVLVSGVAFYFSWKWKCAKQEEEEDDPWVEQQIQGSSTAPRKFRLKELKTATENFNSKNELGKGGFGRVYKGFLKNKEVAVKRFSRNSHQSKQDFIAEVTTISNLHHKNLVKLVGWCYEKRELLLIYEFMPNTSLDKLIFYKKSDVENPITLNWETRYGIICGVAQALDYLHNGCEKRVLHRDIKASNIMLDSDFNARLGDFGLARIIQLSDQTHHSTKEIAGTPGYMAPESFHTGRAAVETDVYAFGVLVLEVVCGRKPGDQSVNNKYNNGIVDWVWEYYRRQRILDVVDLRLNGVFLKEQTEYALMLALSCCHPNPYQRPSMRIALRVLTGEVDPPVIPIEKPPFVWPATPPVSFREDLEYPPTGGLLSPPSELIGR